TTACTTCACCTGTTTGACCTTAGTATCCTTCTTGGTAAAGTGCCAGTAATAACAGCCTGCTTCATCAGAATGTTGGGGGATTTCAGGAAAATAATGCAGAAGTGCCCATTACAGAGCCTGACAAGCAGCGGTGTTCAGTCTAATGGGTCTTATCTGGATGCCCAGAAGAGGACTGAGGCAATTTGGAGGAAGGCGGCTGCCGACCAGGCCACCCTGAATGAAAGGCCTCAGTGTCTGGGCTTCCTCCCCCCTCCACCTTCTCTGCCCTCAAAGTTTGTTCAGGGCGGTGGTGCACACCTGGCAGTGGAGTCTGGGGCCAAGGCCACGTCTACACCACCCTGCTAAAGTGCCGCCTAGAGCTGGGTGGGATTCTTAGCTCCAAGCCAGGAGTGGCATTGGCAGAGGCTGAACCAGCCTGGCTGACCTGGGCTGGGGCCCACTCCAGGACCACAGTGCTGCCGCCTCAGAGCTGGGCTCAGCGTTCCTGGCAAAGGACCCCACCCTGAGGACATTTACTTTATTTCTGGCTTTCTCTTAGTTGAACTTCATGGGAGAGGCTGTCGGGAGGATGCTTGCAGCAGGAGGAATTAGTCACCAAGTCAAGGAGCCAGTTTATACCTAGTGATGGCAGAGAGACTGGGAAGGTCTGAGTCTGAGCAGTTAGAACCTCTTCCTGCGCTCTTGGAGTCCCAATGCTGCTGCCTTGTTTCCTTCTGTCCAGAACTGTCCAGTCCCCAGGCACCTTGGGGAAGGCAGTGCGGAGCTTCAGGTTCCATCTTCCCAACCCCCAGGCAATTAGGACTAGAAATTATGGCACCTGTGCATCAGTCACCCCACCTGCACCAGATGGCAGtcctttaaaatcacatttaaccTTCACACTACCACATATTCGTAGGATTATAAACTCCATCTTATAGAGATGGAAATTAAGGCCAACAGAGGATAAGTGGTCTCCAAGGCCTAAGGCCAGAAAGTGATGGTATCCAGATGTGGACCAGGGCTGACTCCGGACCCACTCTGTTAACCAGGACACACCACTGCCTCCCTCAAAGGCCAGACTCCAATTCAAAGGAGGCCCTGGGCGGGCAGCCTCAGCCACCTCTGAAACTGTCCTGGGCCAGGCAAGATGGCAGAGAAGGTGCTCGTAACAGGCGGGGCAGGCTACATCGGCAGCCACACGGTGCTAGAGCTGCTGGAGGCGGGCTATTTGCCTGTGGTCATCGACAACTTCCACAATGCCATTCGTGGTGAGCattggaggggctggggctccacTAGGGAATGGAAGGAAAATCCTAGGTTCTGCCTCCACCTCCAAGGGGTGTTAAGTCCGGCCAATCCCCTGGGAACTGAGGACCCCATCTCCTCCAAATTTGATGGCCTCCATGTGCCAACCAGGAGGGGGCTCCATGCCTGAGAGCCTGCGGCGGGTTCAGGAGCTGACGGGCTGCTCTGTGGAGTTTGAGGAGATGGACATCTTGGACCAGGCAGCCCTACAGTGTCTCTTTAAGAAGGTAAGCGCTTGGCAGGCAGGTAGAAGGCACTGTCGAGGGCCAGGCCTGTGAGCAACCTCTGACCCTAGCTTCCCAACCCTGCAGCACAGCTTTATGGCGGTCATCCACTTTGCTGGGCTTAAGGCTGTGGGCGAATCAGTGCAGAAGCCTCTGGATTATTACAGAGTTAACCTGACAGGAACCATCCAGCTTCTGGAGGTGAGATGTGGGGAaggagcacagactctggacAACCCCTCGTcaggcagggcccaggctggGTCATCTTGGACGGTCTTTACCTCTCAGCCTCAATCCCCCTTCTGTAGTGGGGGTGCCCACACCTCAGCCCCCACTGTGAAGGCATAAGGGGGCAGGGAAAACGTGTGAGGCAGAGGCCACTGACACCTCCCCTCCACGGGCAGATCATGAAGGCCCACGGGGTGAAGAATTTGGTGTTCAGCAGCTCAGCCACCGTGTATGGGAACCCCCAGTACCTGCCCCTGGACGAGGCCCACCCCACAGGTGGCTGTACCAACCCCTATGGCAAGTCCAAGTTCTTCATCGAAGAAATGATCCGGGACCTGTGCCAGGCAGATAAGGTGAGGACCCCCTCTGACTCAGCCCTCGTGCAGCTCATGGGCCCCTCACAGCACTCCCATGAGCCTGAGGATGGGATCCTGAGTAAGCCCACCGGGGAGGAGGCGAGGGCTCAGGAAGCGTCAGTGACTTGCACAAGGTTACAGCATATGTGGGCAGGGGGGTGTCCATCCCCTGCTCCTTTAGAGAACAGGCATGGGAGGGTGGGGAGCTCTGGTAAAAGGGCTCTGGATTCAGCTGGGACCCCTACCCAGATCTGACTGGTGTCCCACAGGCCTGGAACGCAGTGCTGCTGCGGTATTTCAACCCCATCGGCGCCCATGCCTCGGGCTGCATTGGCGAGGACCCCCAGGGCATCCCCAATAACCTCATGCCCTATGTCTCCCAGGTAAGAGAGAAGGCAGCGGGTAGCCCTAGGGCAGAGGGGTACAGCTAGTGCCAAGGGCCTGGGAACAACTAACCTGACCTCCACCCCAGGTGGCGATTGGGCGACGGGAGGCACTGAATGTCTTTGGCAATGACTATGACACGGAGGATGGCACAGGTGAGCCAGGACCAGGGGGAGCCAGGAGGGAGACTGAGGCAA
The Camelus dromedarius isolate mCamDro1 chromosome 14, mCamDro1.pat, whole genome shotgun sequence genome window above contains:
- the GALE gene encoding UDP-glucose 4-epimerase; its protein translation is MAEKVLVTGGAGYIGSHTVLELLEAGYLPVVIDNFHNAIRGGGSMPESLRRVQELTGCSVEFEEMDILDQAALQCLFKKHSFMAVIHFAGLKAVGESVQKPLDYYRVNLTGTIQLLEIMKAHGVKNLVFSSSATVYGNPQYLPLDEAHPTGGCTNPYGKSKFFIEEMIRDLCQADKAWNAVLLRYFNPIGAHASGCIGEDPQGIPNNLMPYVSQVAIGRREALNVFGNDYDTEDGTGVRDYIHVVDLAKGHIAALRKLKEQCGCRIYNLGTGTGYSVLQMVRAMEKASGKKIPYKVVARREGDVAACYANPSLALKELGWTAALGLDRMCEDLWRWQKQNPSGFSAQA